A stretch of Lathyrus oleraceus cultivar Zhongwan6 chromosome 6, CAAS_Psat_ZW6_1.0, whole genome shotgun sequence DNA encodes these proteins:
- the LOC127091519 gene encoding CST complex subunit STN1: protein MQQNNNKNNKNPSISLHNTHVKLLAFDLLTLTPPSSPDQPFTRKSIPITRLEALGTITLRDQKPSKFLCFAVDDGTGCIPCILWLNHLTSPHMARRRSPQDLCLLADADARSAEVVKVGAVARVRGRVMAFKGSVQITVTDVVGERDPNVEILHWVDCVKSARNCYNLITFSSSS from the coding sequence atGCAGCAAAACAACAATAAGAACAACAAAAACCCATCAATCTCACTACACAACACTCACGTTAAGCTACTAGCCTTCGACCTCCTAACCCTAACCCCACCATCCTCCCCAGACCAACCCTTCACCCGCAAATCAATCCCCATCACACGCCTCGAAGCCCTAGGAACCATCACCCTCCGCGATCAGAAACCCTCTAAATTCCTTTGTTTCGCTGTGGACGATGGAACCGGTTGTATCCCCTGTATCCTCTGGCTTAACCATTTGACTTCCCCTCACATGGCTCGCCGTCGGAGTCCGCAGGATCTTTGCCTTCTGGCCGACGCCGACGCGAGATCTGCGGAAGTAGTGAAGGTTGGGGCTGTTGCTAGGGTTAGGGGGAGAGTTATGGCGTTTAAGGGGAGTGTTCAGATTACTGTGACAGATGTTGTTGGTGAAAGGGATCCTAATGTGGAGATTTTGCATTGGGTTGATTGTGTTAAGTCGGCTCGTAACTGTTATAATCTTATtactttttcttcttcttcttaa